The Methanosarcina barkeri str. Wiesmoor DNA segment AGCATTTCCCACAGGCCGTACAACCGTGGATTTTTTTGCCTCCAATCTGCACAACTTCGGTTTCTATTCCTTCTTTTTCAAGTTCTGCAAGGACATGCTTTATAAGGGCAGCCGTATTTCCGTCCTTTCTCGGACTTCCGTTAAATGCGACAACTTTCATTTCTTCGTTCCTCCGGCGGACTGTCTCTATTCTCTATCTCTATTCTCTACTCTTTAATTTCTATTCTCTTTTCTTTATTCTCTACTCTTTAATTTCTATTCTCTTTTCTCTAATTTCTCATCTCTCTTCTCTAATTTCTCATCTCTTTTCTCTAATTTCTCATCTCTCTTCTCTAATTTCTCATCTCTTTTCTCTAATTTCTCATCTCTTTTCTCTAATTTCTCGTCTCTCTTCTTATAATTGATTCCCTTTCAGGCTTTTCCCTATCTTCCTTGCAGCAATAAATATTTCACATGAAAAATATTTTAGTAAATATCCGCTAGAATTGCCTCCATTTGTTAGGAAACACCGGTCCCATCGTCAGCGATTCATAATCGATAAACTCTCCGAAAACAATGTTTATATTTACCTTATTCCATAAACAGTATAATAAATTTTTAATGGGGGTGGTTAGATGAAAAAATCAAAAAATTTTCAGTTTCTGGCTTATCTTACAATTATGCTAATATTACTTAGCATAATTCCGGAAGTCTCTTTTGCTGCCAAAGATTCTTCTGGACACGGAAAAAGTAATCAAGAGAAGTATATGCGCGAAGATGCCCGCAATTCATCCAATAATGAAACTGATGGCATGGGTAGCGCTGGGGATTCTGCGGCAGAGAAGGAAAGATTTCGGAACAATTCCAGTGTAAAAGATATGAACAGGACCTCAGAACACAAACAAGAAAAAAATCAATTAAGAGAAAAGCTCCAGGTTAATAAGCAAGAATACAACGAAGCAAAAGGAGATTTTCTCAAAATCAGGAATCTTGTTCGTGCAGGAAAACTTGACCCTAATTCCAAAGAGGCTCTAAATGCCACAAAGCTCTACCTTAACTAAAGTGTTACATGAAATCTCACCTTTCAAATGTAAAAAGCAACTTGGCTTACTCAAGCGGAAACGGAACCGACGAAAAGACTATTGATGTCAATGAAAAGATAAAATTACTCGAAGCTGAGATGGCTGAAATTGCAAATGCATCAAGCCAGGAAGAGCTTCTGGTTGTGATCAGGTCCGTTCGTGGAGTATGGAATAATGCCGAGAAAACCAGCCTTTCAAGCGTAGGGAAAACTGTCAGTGAGAAAATAGGAGAGTTTATAGAGAAATCCGAAAACCTTTCTGAAAAACTTGAAACAAAAATAGATAACCTGAATGAAACAGGCGTTAACACAACCGACCTTGATAATAAACTTGCCAGTTACAATTTCTATATAAACTCCGCGAAAGAAAATAAAGAAGCTGCAGATGCTATCTATAGTGGTGAGAATGTCACCAAGACAGATATGGAGAAGGCAAACGGTTATCTTCGTCGATCTCTCCGTGATATCGATACGGTAAACGATATAATTAGACAAATTCTCAACGAGCTTAAAAAATACGAGACTGAAAATGGTAACAAAATTGGAGTCGAAGACAACCAGAAAACTGCACTTAATAACACTGAAAATATAACTGGCACAAATTTCTCTGGCGGGAATTCTAGCATTAATACCGACAACCCTGAAAGCGGAGATAATGTTTCTTATGGAAAAGAAAAAAGTCATAGCTCAGGGAATGGTACTGGAAACTTAACTAATAAATTACAGAATTGAGGAGGCAGAAAATGGTCAAATTTGCTCACCTGCTCGTACTTTCAGTCTTAATTGTTTGGCTTGCAGGATCCGGTTGTGTCGGGGACAGCACATCTGAAGTAAAAGGATCAAAAGCAAATCCAGACATTGCTGAGATACAGAATGGCAAAACAGCTGAAGATCTTGAAATGGGGACTATGCAGGCCGAAATCCAGGAGCTTGATTCTGAGATAAAAGATCTTGATGACTTGCTTGTGAACGCAAGTCTTGAAGAAGAGATAGTAATTGAAGAACTGTGAAATGAAAAGGGGAGAAGTGAAAACTCTACTCTAAAGTAGTAAACGTATCTTTTATTGATTTATACTACGAATCTGCTATTTTTGGGGGGTAAAATCACTTTCAAGATATATATCTCAAGGTTTACCTCAAAAGAGTTACTGGCATGAAATAGAAAAACACATTATTGATCTTGATTTTTTCTGCCATAACTACTTTTCCCCTTTCAATTTTATTCACTACTGCATCAAGTTTGATACTGATTTTCCAAAAAGTGTTCGGGAACAGAGTTTTAAGAATGAAATCGATAAAAACACATCTGGATATTACAACGTTTTTCTGTAGACATTAACCTCAGTTTCTTTTTCAAGGTATTCTGAAAGTAGAGGGAATATTTTCTTAAAATGACTGGAATTTAAATGCTGATCAAGGCTTTTTTCATCTTTCCACTCTTCTAAGAAAGTCATGACTCCTGAATTCTCCAGTTCCTGATACAGGCCATAATCTATGCAGCCTTCATCTTTTAATGATGCTTCAACAAGACTTTTGCACAAACCCAGAAATTCCTGAACCTTTTCAGGCTTGACGTAATTTTTTGCAACCACTCGTATTGTCAATAAATCACCATCTTCTTAGCAAAAATTATTTTCCTGAATTCCCATACTTTCCGTACTTCCCGTACTTCCTGTACTTTCCGTACTTTCCATACTTTCCGTACTTTTCATACTTTCCGTACTTTTCATACTTTCCGTACATTTCATACTTTCCATACTTCCCACATTTCCCATACTTTCCATTCCCACATTTCCCATACTTTCCGTATTTTCCTTAGTATCTCTCTGTCGAGAACCTGGTTTGAGAAAGTCTCTTACGTTTTCCACATTCAACAGATATCCGGAAACGGGATTTATTTTTCAAAAAAAGGTATTAACAGACAAATTTAGCTTCTGTAAGAGCCTTTTAGCAGATTCAACTCTTTGAACAGCTCTATTTTGTTATCCTTCTTTTGATACAATATAAATTTTATATTACCTGCCTTACAGCTTCATTCTCTTCTCTGACCGTACTTATTGTGATAGATTTTTGTTTTATCAAACCTATCCTGAGGGCCTGGTTTCTGGTCAGGATAACCTAACGGTACAAAAGCTAGAGGAATTACATGTTCAGGCAGTTCAAAGGCTTTCCTGAAACCTTCAACTCTGTCCTTCATAGGATAAATCCCTGTCCAGACTGCCCCAAGCCCTGCGTCGTGAGCTGCAAGCAGAAGGTTCTGGGTAGCTGCCGAGCAGTCCTGAACCCAGAATCCTGGAGCCTTTTCAAGTGTTGTATCCCCACAGACAAGAATTGCAAGAGGAGCTTCCCTGCACATGCCTGCATAGGGGCTGAAAGTGGGAATTTCGTCAAGGAGCTTCCTGTCATCGATAACAATAAAGATCCAGGGCTGGGCATTGACCGCTGATGGAGCACTCATTGCGGCCCTGAGCAGTTCGGCAACAAGTTCCCTCGGAACGGGCCTGTCAGTGTATTTTCGAATGCTTCGGCGAGTGTGGATTGCTTCAAGAGTTTCCATATGAGACCCCTCCTATTCATTCCTGAAAGATCTGGGCGAGAAGATTTCACCCCAGTTTTTTCGCGCCCTATTTTACTTTCTTCCCGTTTTTTACTTTCTTCCCGTTTTTTACTTTCTTCCCGTTTTTTACTTTCCGGTTTTTTACTTTCCGGTTTTTTAGTTCCAGATGTTATTATAATTTATTTTATTCATTTGAACAGGTTAAGACCTGCGTTTTTCGCTTTTTCCATAAGCTCGATATTACCCTTGACCTCTCCCGGAGCGTGATAGCCAACTCCTACAAGAACATCCTTTACTTCTGCCTGCATGAAGCCAGAAACTTGACCTTTAAACTCCTCGTAGACCCCTTTGAAAGCTGCCGGGTCAGGAGCACCCTGAGTTCCTACAATCACAGCTTTTTTCCCTGCAGGGAGACGGGGAGAGAAGTCTGCATTTATAAGAGAGTAGCAACGGTCAAGGAAAAGCCGCATCTGGCCTGTAAACTGGCCAAAGTAAATTGGAGAGCCAAAAACAACTCCATCTGCTGATGTAAGCTCCTCGAATACTTCCGTAAGATCATCTTCAAGTTTGCACTTGTCATGGCCCTTACAATAGTCACAGCCCTGGCACCCTTTGTAATTCATCTCGTTGAGAATAAATGTCCGGGTTTCAGCACCTGCTTCTGCCGCACCTTCCAGGACCTGCTGGACAAGAATATTCGTATTTCCGTTCTTTCGGGGGCTTCCTACAATACCTATAACTTTCATTCTATTCACGCCTTTTAATTTTTGTAAACTAAGCTTAACTTAGACCTACACCTGAATTGGGGTATAACCGGAGTTGAGGTCTAAACTGAGTTTCATTTTCTTTGAATTTATACTGGATCAATTTTTCAATTGATGCCAGATTTTTCTTTATTTAAGAAAATGTATTTATTGATATCTGATTTGCAGTAACTATACTTATATACCATACATGCAATCCGGGTACTAACTAACAAAATGGATACTATGTGAGCATATGGTAAGTGAAGTACGGAATAACAGACATTACCAGTGTCCTGTGGAAGCAACCCTGGAGGTAATTGGAGGCAAATGGAAGCCTATTATCCTCTGGCAGTTGAGGACAGAAAAATTAAGGTTTTCAGGACTCCAGCAAAGCATGCAGGGCATTTCACCCAAGATGCTTACGAAACAGCTCAGGGAACTCGAAGAAGACGGGCTTATTCTCAGGGAAGTTTATCCTGAAATCCCACCCAGGGTTGAGTACTCACTAACCGAATTCGGAAAGACTGTGCTTCCGGTCCTGGACGCTCTCTGCAAATGGGGAATTGAGTATCTTGGAAGAGAATGCCTACTGGATAAGCAATCGCTTAATGATAGATCGTGACATCGGGAATAAGTTCGGACAAAAATCTACAAACAACGCCCACGCAACAAGTAAAAGTAAACCTTCTTCCTGTATCTTAATGCTAGTATTGAATTTTAAATGTTAGTATTGAATTCTGCTTTTATCTGGAAAATCTAAAGCATCAGAAAGACCTAAAGCATTAGAACATAGACTGACACTGAGCAAATTTAAAATTGGAAATAATATTTCTTTACCAATATTTTCAGAAACATTGAAACTTTTGAAAGTTAATATATTAATCATCGGCAGATAAGAAAGTCACTGAATCATTGTAAATCGGGAAATCCCAGGTTAAACGTATGACGCAAAAGAACGGATATATGCGGTATTTTACGAAACAGAGTTGCTACCCTAACCAGGCAGAAGCCATGGAGAAGATCCACTCGGCTCTCCTGAACGAAAAAACCGTACTCTTTGAAGGAGCATGTGGAACAGGCAAGACTTTAAGTGCACTTGCTCCTGCACTGAGTGTGGGGAAAAAACTCAATAAGGTCGTTATTATAGTCACTAATGTCCATCAGCAGATGGTTCAATTTATAAATGAGGCAAGAGAGATTTCCCGGGATAACGACATAAAAACAATTGTTTTCAAGGGCAAGGCTTCGATGTGCCCCAAAAATCTCGATTACGAAGAATGCAGGCTCAAAGGAGAAAATACCTATGACCTCCTTGACCTTGAGCGGGAAATTTCTTCAAAAGAAAAAGAGCTCAAGGATGCCTATGAGAAATACAAACGAACAAAAGATCCTGCTCTTTATTCCCTGAGAACTGAGCTTGAAAAAGAACTCGAAGAAACTAAGAAAAAATCTCGGGCTTTGAGGAATAATTCCTGCCTGGAGTTATATGAAGTCCTGAAATTTGAAGGTAACGAATTTTCCAACTGGCTTTTTTCCGACGTAAGAAGCCCGGAAGAAATCCTGGAGTATGCCGAAGACCGGGATATGTGCGGGTATGAACTGCTGAAAAAAGAACTCAAAAACGCCGAACTTCTAATCTGCAATTTTCATCATGTCCTTAGTGCCGAAATTTTCATGATGCTGCTTAAATGGCTTGAACGAGATCCTGAAGATGTTATTCTGATTTTTGACGAAGCACATAATATTGAGGCATCTGCCCGTTCCCACTCTTCAACAATGCTCTCGGAACTGACTATTGAAAAAGCTCTTTCGGAAGTAGGTGAGACTCCTGAATCTGACAATTCCCTTATGTTAGGAAAAGAAACTGACTCAGGAGGTGGCATTCCCCTTGACCAGGACTATGCGGCTAGACTATATGCAAAAAAGCTGTTTACCTGCCTCCTTACCGCTCTCAGGGATACATATGCTGCAAAATTGAAGTTCGGGGAAAGAAACAGGCTTGGAAAACACTGGCAGGACATTAAGATCAGCGACCCTTATGAGCGCTTTGACATCCTGAAAGCTCGCTTTTTGCGAGAAGCGATGAAGGAAGGCTTTGCAGATGAAGAAAAAGTCCTCACAAGGCTGCGGGAGATTGGCGAGTTTGGAGGAAGGCTGGAAGAGATTTATGCGGAAAATTACAAAAAAGGGCTTCTTGCAGTTCCGAAACGTTCCCAGATCCGGTATGTTGCAGACTTTTTATCCTCTTACCTCGTACTTTCGGACAGGCAAAACTACTATCCAATTCTGAATGTGCGCAGAGATTTCAAAAGCGATAGAATAGCCGGCAGGATTGAGCTTTTCACATGCATTCCTAAAAACGTGACTCAGCCTCTGTTTGATTCCATTTATGCAGCAGTACTCATGTCAGCTACACTCCGACCCTTCGAAATGATAAAATCCACGCTTGGCATCTCAAGGGAAGTGGAAGAGATTTCCTATAGTACGACCTTTCCCAGGGAAAGGAGGCTTACACTTGCGGTTTCCATTCCTCCGCTTTTTGCAAAGAACCGTGACAGCCCGGAAACGCTTGAGAGCATTAAAGAAGCCCTGCTTGCAGCTACTGTTGCATCGCCAGGAAACGTGATTATTTACTTCCAGAGCTATGCTGAAGCACTCCGCTATACTAAACTCCTTGAACCTGAACTTTCTATTCCTATTTTCCTTGATGAGACAGGGGTTTCAGCCCAGGAAATCCGAAAGAAGTTTTTCAAAATCGGAGAGCAGGGAGGAAAAGCCTTACTTATAACCTATCTCTGGGGAACATTGAGTGAAGGTGTTGATTTCAGAGATTCCAGGGGCAGGACCGTGATTATAGTGGGAATCGGATATCCGGCCCTAAATGACCGAATCAAGGCTGTCGAATCTGCTTATGATGAAGTTTTCGGCTGTGGTGAAGGCTGGGAGTTTGCAGTTCAGGTGCCTACAATCAGGAAGGTCAGACAGGCAATGGGAAGGATAGTGCGTTCTCCAGACGACTATGGAGTAAGAATTCTCCTTGATTCTCGCTACCAGGGCTCTCAGGTACGTAAACTCGGTAAATTTTCAGTTTTTGATTATTTCCCGCCTGAAGAAAAGAGGGAGTTCATCGACATTGCACCCAAGGATGTGGGAAGTATCGTGAAAGAATTTTTTGCACACGTCACGCATAGTAATCTCGAAAATGAATCGAAGTCCCAGACTTCAAGTCGTGTGGGTTTCGGAAGCCTTGCTGAAAAGCTTTGAAACCCTTTTGAATTAATCAAAAAAGTTAAACGATTTGAAATAACGGTTTGAAATAACGGTGTGAACTGTTTGATATGTTAAACCTACTTAGAACTCGATACCAGTGCATTGATTCCAAATTATCTTGCTTGCAGTGCCAGCATCAGCTTACAGTTAAAATGCATGGGGATAAAAGCGAAAATCATATACTAATGAAGTATTCTTCAAATGAAGCGAAGAAATTAGCCTTTAATGATTTAGGATCAGACGCTACTAACAAGGTTATGAAGTTGGCTAAAGATAAGCATATGACTATTAACAGGAACGTTGATAGCGTGGCCCTTGAAATACGCGCGCATGCTTTCTGTTATTGGGCCCACATTTTGAGGGATAGTGCAAATCCAGCGGATTAGATTATGTCTGAAAGTAATTATGGTTGGATATCCAGTTTTTTAAAAAGCTTACCTTCCAGATTTAGAGGTATAGTGCACAACTTTATTGACTAACACTCACAAAATTTACATCATCTTTAAATTGAATGGGAAACTCTCATTCTCATCTCAATTTACTTTTTACTCTGATATCTTAGAGCCTATCCCAGAAGTCAGTGATGCATGTTGAAAAGTTAATAGGAATTACACACTTGAAGTACAAAATCCATAGCATTAAACCTTTAACCACACTTTCCGGAGTAAAATTTCTGAGTTTGACATTTTTTAAATCATGCACTTACTATTTATAAAATCTTTCACACAGATTCATCTTTTTCTTTATTGAATTAGTGGTTGGAACAGTAGCGTGAAAAAAACTCCATTGTTTGCGGTGGAATTTACCAGCACAGATTTTTATCTGAAATTAAATATAAAAAGTTTTAACCTGAGAGTTTCAGGTTATGAGCCCTTAATTCAGATCTCAGGTCCTGCAAACTTCACTCTTTCTGAGCCAGTCAATATCGGACTGGTACAGGAGCCTGAGGTCTTTAAGCCCGAGCTTCAGCATGGCAAGCCTGCTGACTCCAAGCCCCCAGGCAAGGACAGGGTCTTTAATCCCTAAAGGTTCACTAACTTCTCTTCTAAAAACGCCTGCCCCTCCAAGTTCAACCCAACCCAGGCCGTCAACATAAACCTCAGGTTCCACACTTGGTTCGGTATATGGGAAATATCCGGGACGGAAGCGGACTTCTTCGAACCCCATCCTGTGGTAGAATTCTGCCAGTAAGCCGAGCAGGTCTGCAAAAGACATATTCTTGTCCATTACAACTCCTTCAAGCTGCTCGAACTCCGGAGTATGAGTAGGGTCAATGGTTTCCCTGCGGTAAGCTCTGTCAATGCAGAAAGCTTTTACAGGTGATTTGGGGTGGTCAGCTAGATACTTGACAGTAACAGATGTTGTATGGGTTCTCAGCACATTGCGTCTTGAAAGTTCCTTATCCCAGGCTCCACCCCAGCCGCAGGAATCGATATCTCCTCCATGCTCGTGCATTGCAGCAACCTTCTCGAAGTACTCAGTGGGGAGCTCGCAGGTGCTGTTAAGGTGGAAGGTATCCTGCATATCTCTTGCAGGGTGGTCCTGAGGTTGGAAGAGGGCATCGAAGTTCCAGAAAGAACTCTGGATGATCCCGCCTTTAATCTCGGCAAACCCCATTTCCAGGAAGATCTGACGCATCTGCTCTATAAGGCGCCTGTAAGGATGGATCTTGGCTCCGTAAAGGGATTTGGGCGTAATATCAAGACGGTAAGGCCTGAACTTCTTGTCCTTCCAGGCCCCGCTCTTCAGTAACTCGGGTGTGAGCTGAGCAATTTCCTCTTCAAGGACAAGACCCTGGGTAGCAAGCGCATTTCCTGCGTCAGTTATGGAAACAGTCCTGAACTTTTCTTCGTGTTTTATGACAAGTTTACGCTTAAGCAAGTCCTTTATTGTTCCCTGGTCGGACCCGATCTCTTCAAGGGTTTTTGCTTTGCCTGTGAAAGCTGCAAGGGTTTCTTCATCTTTTCCTGCATTCACTTTTCCCGATGGCACCATTACCCCATTTTCAATTTTTGCCCATCCCTTTTTTACGAGCCAACCGGTTGCAATCCCTACCATTTTTGGAGAGAAATGGCCCCTCAGCTCTTCAAGCGAGGTAGGTTTTTTCAGGAAGTCAATAATCTGGCGTTCCGGAAGCCCGGTTTTTGTATATTCCGTCCCTTCCTTTGTAAGAGAATAACGTTCGAGCATCTTTTCGGAAACCGAAACCAGCCCTTTTTCCTCAAGCATGAAAGCTGCCTGCATTGCCGCATCCACCTGCAACCCTGATTTTTCCTCCAACCTTTCGGGAGAAGCAGATCCTATTTCCTCAAGGGCAAGCAAGACCTTTTTCTCGTTGATTGTGAGATTGTCCTGAATACTCATATATGATCACTTCCTGACGTTCCTGATAATATTAAGAGTTTGATAAATTTATAACTGATTATTTTTATAAAATTCGCCTTGTAAAATTATTTTTTGTGAATTTATTTGGTAAATCTACTTTGCAAAAGTTACTTTGTAATTTACTTTTTGTAAAGTTACTTTTTGTAAAGTTACTTTTTGCAAATTATTTTATATTCATCGAGGTGTTCCCTTGCAAGTTCCCGCTTTTCCTGATGGTCTTTGAGGAACTCGTACATCTTCTCGGCCGCAAGCTGTTTGCATGAACCGCACATCCTGGTTCCTGAGACACATTCCTGCCTGATTTCCAGTAACTCCTCATCGTCCCCAAGCAGGTGGAAGAGCATCAGTTCGAACACTGAACATTCATCGGGTTTTCCGCCAAGTTTTTTCTGTTCTTCCAGGGTCACACAGCCGCCGGTCTTTGCCCTCTTTACTTTTTTTGCGCCTTCTTTCGGGTCGTCAGTAAGAGCAATATAACTGTCAGGGATGCTGCTCGACATCTTTCCTCCCTGCAGCCCGCTCATGAAGCGATGATAGGTAGATGCAGGAGGAATGAAAGCATAGCCTTCGAACTCAGCGGCTACTTCAGCTACAATCTCATCCAGTATTTTTCGGGTGAGTATCATTTCACTGGCGGATTTAGAGACATCTTTAAGCTCGGCCGTGAAGTATTTCTTTTTCTCAGGCTGGTTTATTTGCGAAACAAATCTTTCCAGGAACGGATAGTCGGGAGTTTGAAGTACGTCCAGGTGCTCTTCATAGAGTTTCACTTTACCTGGAATGCGTTTTTTAAGCTCCTGTAAAGCTTGCTTTGGGGCACCCTTGCCGCGCACGCTCAGGTATTTCCAGCCGTTTGCATTTTCTCTCTCTTCTACCCTGAACATGCTCATCTTGCCTGCAAGCCCTCTTGTAAGGCGGAGGTGAGGGTCCTGGTCAGGTCCTACAGGCACCACAACCGGTTTTGGCCCCCCAAATTCTTCAAGCTGGGGCTGGAGAATATCGGCAGCCTGAGTTGCTACACTGATCATATGGGATAGGTTTGTCTCTCCTGAAAAACCATAGATTGCACTCAGTTCCGAGAAATTGACCTTGACCCCGAGTTCAAATGCCAGGTCTTTTACGCTTTCACAGCCTGACTGAAAGTAAATAAGGCCATCGGGCTTAAAACCGAGAGCGATAAGACTTAGTATATATTCTTCCACTCCGATTTCCCTGCATTTCTGCCAGGAAAAACCGCGTACTGAGAAAGCCTCTCTATCCGCAATCCCAACAAAAGCTGACGCTCCCATTTGCTGGTGCCAGATAATCTGGTCCATAACCATCTTGTGCCCGAGGTGAACCTTTCCTGAAGGCATAAAACCGTCCATAACCGAAAAAGGGGCACCTGTCCTCATGGCCTCTGCAATTTGTTCGTAATCACGGTGCCCGAAGATAACTCTTCTCCGCATATACATATGTGGAGAGGGGATTTCAGGAAGCATATTATCAAATGGAGAAATCCCGAATTCTTCGAATAACTTGGAATAATCATTAATCTCGCTTGAACTCCATGGGTCAAGTTTATTAGTCATAAAGTCCCTCGTTGGCTGCCGATTTTCTGGGAAAAGCCTCAGGCAGGCAGCTTTCTCTTGCTGAAAATAATTAAATACATGAATGCAGTTCCAGCTAAACTGCTCTTTAAAAATACGTGCTAATATGTAAATGTTTATCTTCGGGAAGACGGTTCCGGACTCACACCGGTTTTCCAGAGGTACGAGGCTTTTAACTCTTCTTGTTTGCCATATCCCAACTAAAAGCAAGTTAAAAGGAATATAAACGTACCAGAGAAAAACGCTAGAGAAAATTCTGTAAAAGAATATCCTATAACTTATTCTTTTTTACTCTTCATTAACTTTTTCAAATATTTTTTCAAATGGATATGGCATTTTTGCTCCTGACGGAATCCTATCAACAAATTTCAGAAAATCTGGATCGTGCATAGGAGCCAGGTTTTTCTGCTTCTGGAAATAAGGGTAACTTCTGATTTTCTGCCAGGCTTCCTTTAAGGATTCTTCTTTTATGTTCCCAAAACTGAAAGGCGGATACGGACCGGCTTTTGCATCTCCGTCTGCCGTTATATGCATCCAGCGCCTGCCTTCCATTGCACCCAGCATCTGACCTTCAAAATAAGTATTCGCAAACATCCTCGGGCCGTCCGGGCTGGAATTTATCCTGTGGTACATCTCAAGGATGCTTTTCCTATCTTCGTCAGTGATTACAGGCTCATCTCTGGTTTTTGGCATTGCTTCCCAGACTGAAAATTCATGGACTCCAAGTTCCCATGCAAGGTTATAGAGCGCAGGCAGTTCCTGTATATTTGAGGGAGACGCGTGTGTTGTCATTACAACCACGAGCCCGGCTTCAAGTGCCAGTTTTATGGCAGAAACCGCCCTTTCATATGCTCCCCTAGAATTTCGGGCAGCATCATGTTTTTCAGGGTCCGTTGAGTAAATTCCTACCATAAGTGAATGGAGCCCGGCGTCTTTCAGGCTAGATGCCGTTTCTGCTGAAAAGTCCGTACCCCAGGTGGAACAGTTTACTATAGCCCGTTTTTTGTCTACATACCTTATCAGCTCAAAGACTTCTTCCCTCAGGAGAGGATCATTTTCAGT contains these protein-coding regions:
- a CDS encoding phenylalanine--tRNA ligase subunit alpha — encoded protein: MSIQDNLTINEKKVLLALEEIGSASPERLEEKSGLQVDAAMQAAFMLEEKGLVSVSEKMLERYSLTKEGTEYTKTGLPERQIIDFLKKPTSLEELRGHFSPKMVGIATGWLVKKGWAKIENGVMVPSGKVNAGKDEETLAAFTGKAKTLEEIGSDQGTIKDLLKRKLVIKHEEKFRTVSITDAGNALATQGLVLEEEIAQLTPELLKSGAWKDKKFRPYRLDITPKSLYGAKIHPYRRLIEQMRQIFLEMGFAEIKGGIIQSSFWNFDALFQPQDHPARDMQDTFHLNSTCELPTEYFEKVAAMHEHGGDIDSCGWGGAWDKELSRRNVLRTHTTSVTVKYLADHPKSPVKAFCIDRAYRRETIDPTHTPEFEQLEGVVMDKNMSFADLLGLLAEFYHRMGFEEVRFRPGYFPYTEPSVEPEVYVDGLGWVELGGAGVFRREVSEPLGIKDPVLAWGLGVSRLAMLKLGLKDLRLLYQSDIDWLRKSEVCRT
- a CDS encoding ATP-dependent DNA helicase; amino-acid sequence: MTQKNGYMRYFTKQSCYPNQAEAMEKIHSALLNEKTVLFEGACGTGKTLSALAPALSVGKKLNKVVIIVTNVHQQMVQFINEAREISRDNDIKTIVFKGKASMCPKNLDYEECRLKGENTYDLLDLEREISSKEKELKDAYEKYKRTKDPALYSLRTELEKELEETKKKSRALRNNSCLELYEVLKFEGNEFSNWLFSDVRSPEEILEYAEDRDMCGYELLKKELKNAELLICNFHHVLSAEIFMMLLKWLERDPEDVILIFDEAHNIEASARSHSSTMLSELTIEKALSEVGETPESDNSLMLGKETDSGGGIPLDQDYAARLYAKKLFTCLLTALRDTYAAKLKFGERNRLGKHWQDIKISDPYERFDILKARFLREAMKEGFADEEKVLTRLREIGEFGGRLEEIYAENYKKGLLAVPKRSQIRYVADFLSSYLVLSDRQNYYPILNVRRDFKSDRIAGRIELFTCIPKNVTQPLFDSIYAAVLMSATLRPFEMIKSTLGISREVEEISYSTTFPRERRLTLAVSIPPLFAKNRDSPETLESIKEALLAATVASPGNVIIYFQSYAEALRYTKLLEPELSIPIFLDETGVSAQEIRKKFFKIGEQGGKALLITYLWGTLSEGVDFRDSRGRTVIIVGIGYPALNDRIKAVESAYDEVFGCGEGWEFAVQVPTIRKVRQAMGRIVRSPDDYGVRILLDSRYQGSQVRKLGKFSVFDYFPPEEKREFIDIAPKDVGSIVKEFFAHVTHSNLENESKSQTSSRVGFGSLAEKL
- a CDS encoding radical SAM protein; translated protein: MTSEKKGTPEVSLREVQAEEKNIEIFSMPGLSVNLRHAGDVLELTANGTLKVAFNPVLKKMNSRLKEEKLALVEENRVIASAWLPPIPSPAFKRLIFAEIQIALGKYIPETVSIELTRQSSSRYPLGTVADELDTGTVKRIIDEALESGTFIITFTENDPLLREEVFELIRYVDKKRAIVNCSTWGTDFSAETASSLKDAGLHSLMVGIYSTDPEKHDAARNSRGAYERAVSAIKLALEAGLVVVMTTHASPSNIQELPALYNLAWELGVHEFSVWEAMPKTRDEPVITDEDRKSILEMYHRINSSPDGPRMFANTYFEGQMLGAMEGRRWMHITADGDAKAGPYPPFSFGNIKEESLKEAWQKIRSYPYFQKQKNLAPMHDPDFLKFVDRIPSGAKMPYPFEKIFEKVNEE
- a CDS encoding putative quinol monooxygenase; translation: MTIRVVAKNYVKPEKVQEFLGLCKSLVEASLKDEGCIDYGLYQELENSGVMTFLEEWKDEKSLDQHLNSSHFKKIFPLLSEYLEKETEVNVYRKTL
- a CDS encoding helix-turn-helix domain-containing protein, giving the protein MVSEVRNNRHYQCPVEATLEVIGGKWKPIILWQLRTEKLRFSGLQQSMQGISPKMLTKQLRELEEDGLILREVYPEIPPRVEYSLTEFGKTVLPVLDALCKWGIEYLGRECLLDKQSLNDRS
- a CDS encoding nitroreductase family protein, whose translation is METLEAIHTRRSIRKYTDRPVPRELVAELLRAAMSAPSAVNAQPWIFIVIDDRKLLDEIPTFSPYAGMCREAPLAILVCGDTTLEKAPGFWVQDCSAATQNLLLAAHDAGLGAVWTGIYPMKDRVEGFRKAFELPEHVIPLAFVPLGYPDQKPGPQDRFDKTKIYHNKYGQRRE
- a CDS encoding tryptophan--tRNA ligase; translation: MTNKLDPWSSSEINDYSKLFEEFGISPFDNMLPEIPSPHMYMRRRVIFGHRDYEQIAEAMRTGAPFSVMDGFMPSGKVHLGHKMVMDQIIWHQQMGASAFVGIADREAFSVRGFSWQKCREIGVEEYILSLIALGFKPDGLIYFQSGCESVKDLAFELGVKVNFSELSAIYGFSGETNLSHMISVATQAADILQPQLEEFGGPKPVVVPVGPDQDPHLRLTRGLAGKMSMFRVEERENANGWKYLSVRGKGAPKQALQELKKRIPGKVKLYEEHLDVLQTPDYPFLERFVSQINQPEKKKYFTAELKDVSKSASEMILTRKILDEIVAEVAAEFEGYAFIPPASTYHRFMSGLQGGKMSSSIPDSYIALTDDPKEGAKKVKRAKTGGCVTLEEQKKLGGKPDECSVFELMLFHLLGDDEELLEIRQECVSGTRMCGSCKQLAAEKMYEFLKDHQEKRELAREHLDEYKIICKK
- a CDS encoding flavodoxin family protein, giving the protein MKVIGIVGSPRKNGNTNILVQQVLEGAAEAGAETRTFILNEMNYKGCQGCDYCKGHDKCKLEDDLTEVFEELTSADGVVFGSPIYFGQFTGQMRLFLDRCYSLINADFSPRLPAGKKAVIVGTQGAPDPAAFKGVYEEFKGQVSGFMQAEVKDVLVGVGYHAPGEVKGNIELMEKAKNAGLNLFK